From uncultured Desulfobacter sp.:
TATTTGAAGTTCCCAACCCTAATTTTGCTTGTTTGCTTTGGTTTAACCACCATCCTGTCGACTGCAGTTCTGGCAGAACCGGGGTCAAAATCTGATTTCCGGGACGGTCACGGTCACAGAGGAAAACACGATTCCGGGAAAAAGCACGGTCCGGTTTTCAAGCATGTTCCGCCGGGCGGCCAAAAGATCAAGCACCGTGGAAATAAATATTTTTTCCACAGAGGTCACTATTACAGGCATGGACCTAAAGGGTATTTCTGGGTGCGTCCACCCATAGGTATCGTTTCCTACAGTCTTCCGGCTGCTGCTCTTACGGTTTTGATCGGGGGATTAACATATTATGTGTATGACGATGTGTATTATCGAAGAGTGCCTGCCGGATATCAGGTGGTACAAGTTCCTACCCAGACTACAACCTTTGTGCCGATCTCCCCTGCCACACCCGTGAATCCAGTAATGTCCGAAGCCCAGGTTGTGGTAACGGCCAAAATTCTTAATGTCCGGTCCGGTCC
This genomic window contains:
- a CDS encoding SH3 domain-containing protein, translating into MKNRYLKFPTLILLVCFGLTTILSTAVLAEPGSKSDFRDGHGHRGKHDSGKKHGPVFKHVPPGGQKIKHRGNKYFFHRGHYYRHGPKGYFWVRPPIGIVSYSLPAAALTVLIGGLTYYVYDDVYYRRVPAGYQVVQVPTQTTTFVPISPATPVNPVMSEAQVVVTAKILNVRSGPGRNHGVVTQIYMGNVLIVQGSASNWYYVQLPDNTYGWVMKSFVTMTGNGAQG